One segment of Gadus chalcogrammus isolate NIFS_2021 chromosome 8, NIFS_Gcha_1.0, whole genome shotgun sequence DNA contains the following:
- the scinlb gene encoding scinderin like b → MVSHKEFASAGKQPGLQVWRIEKMDLKPVPKALHGNFYTGDAYVLLFTTKAPTYYIHMWMGDECSQDESGAAAIFATQLDDFLGGGPVQFREVQNNESITFLGYFKSGIKYQVGGVASGFEHVVTNDMSVKRLLHIKGRRAIRATEVPLSWGSFNQGDCFIVDLGKDIYQWCGSECNRFERLKASQVAIDVRDNERNGRAKLHMVDDGGEPQAMIDALGPKPSLPPGTPDDEKVDTSNRKKGALYMISDASGSMKTSLVAQSSPFLQASLSAEECYILDNGVDRNVFVWKGPKANTTERKAAMSAAEKFIKEKGYSTKTQIQVLPAGGETTLFKQFFSDWKDRDQTTGPSKAYTFGRIAKVEQVPFDASSLHSNNTMAAQHGMVDDGKGKVQIWRVEDGDRVPVEPSSYGQFYGGDCYLILYTYRLGGRELHIIYTWQGLKCTQDELAASAFLTVKLDDSMGGSPVQVRVTQGQEPAHLMSLFQGKPMMIHSGGTSRKGGQTSAAGKRLFQLRQGTTRATRAVEVEPCASNLNTNDVFVLKAPDATVVWQGLGASEEEVAAAKHVVDALGGSVSNVTEGKEPASFWSALGGKKDYQTSKSLQNMVKPPRLFGCSNKTGRLIVEEVPGDFNQTDLATDDVMLLDTWDQIFLWVGVDANAVEKAGAPKIAKEYVDSDPSGRRGLPISTIKQGAEPPIFTGWFQAWDAKMWETDPLDRIRARF, encoded by the exons ATGGTGTCCCATAAGGAGTTTGCCAGCGCGGGGAAGCAGCCGGGGCTGCAGGTGTGGCGCATCGAGAAGATGGACCTGAAGCCCGTCCCCAAGGCCCTGCACGGCAACTTCTACACGGGCGACGCCTACGTTCTGCTGTTCACCACCAAGGCCCCCACCTACTACATCCACATGTGGATGG gaGATGAATGCTCCCAGGATGAGAGTGGGGCGGCCGCCATCTTTGCGACCCAGCTGGATGacttcctggggggggggccggtGCAGTTCAGGGAGGTCCAGAACAACGAGTCCATCACCTTCCTGGGCTACTTCAAGTCTGGCATCAAGTACCAG gtggggggcgtggcctctggCTTCGAGCACGTGGTGACCAACGACATGAGCGTGAAGCGGCTGCTGCACATCAAGGGCCGGAGGGCCATCCGGGCCACCGAGGTGCCCCTGAGCTGGGGGTCCTTCAACCAGGGGGACTGCTTCATCGTGGACCTGGGCAAG gaTATCTACCAGTGGTGTGGCAGTGAGTGTAACCGCTTCGAGAGGCTGAAGGCGTCCCAGGTGGCCATCGATGTCCGGGACAACGAGAGGAACGGCCGTGCCAAACTGCACATGGTGGACGACGGAGGGGAGCCGCAGGCCATGATAGAC GCGTTGGGCCCAAAACCCAGCCTGCCCCCGGGCACCCCTGACGACGAGAAGGTGGACACCTCCAACAGGAAGAAGGGCGCCCTCTACATG ATCTCAGATGCGTCGGGCTCCATGAAGACCTCCTTGGTGGCCCAGTCCAGCCCCTTCCTCCAGGCCAGTCTGTCCGCTGAGGAGTGCTACATCCTGGACAACGGGGTGGACCGCAACGTCTTCGTGTGGAAAG GTCCCAAGGCTAACACCACAGAGCGCAAGGCCGCCATGTCCGCAGCTGAGAAGTTCATCAAGGAGAAGGGCTACTCTACCAAGACCCag ATCCAGGTGCTTCCAGCAGGGGGCGAAACCACGCTGTTCAAGCAGTTCTTCAGCGACTGGAAGGACAGGGACCAGACCACAGGCCCCAGCAAGGCCTACACCTTCGGGCGCATCGCCAAGGTGGAGCAGGTCCCCTTTGACGCCTCCAGCCTGCACTCCAACAACACCATGGCCGCGCAGCACGGCATGGTGGACGACGGCAAGGGCAAGGTCCAG atcTGGCGGGTGGAGGATGGGGACAGGGTTCCCGTGGAGCCCTCCTCCTATGGCCAGTTCTACGGAGGGGACTGCTACCTCATCCTCTACACCTACAGACTGGGAGGCCGCGAGCTGCACATCATCTACACCTG gcagggACTGAAGTGCACTCAGGATGAGTTGGCAGCCTCTGCCTTCCTCACAGTGAAGCTTGATGACTCAATGGGAGGATCCCCAGTCCAG GTGAGAGTGACGCAGGGCCAGGAGCCCGCCCACCTGATGAGCCTGTTCCAGGGCAAGCCCATGATGATCCACAGCGGCGGGACGTCCCGCAAAGGGGGTCAGACCTCGGCCGCGGGGAAGCGCCTCTTCCAGCTCCGCCAGGGCACCACCCGGGCCACCAGGGCGGTGGAG GTGGAGCCCTGCGCGTCCAACCTCAACACCAACGACGTGTTTGTGCTGAAGGCGCCCGACGCCACGGTGGTGTGGCAGGGGCTGGGGGCCAGCGAGGAGGAGGTAGCCGCCGCCAAACACGTGGTGGACGCCCTGGGGGGCAGCGTCAGCAACGTCACCGAGGGCAAAGAGCCAG CCAGCTTCTGGTCTGCTCTGGGAGGTAAGAAGGACTACCAGACATCAAAGAGTCTGCAGAACATGGTGAAGCCCCCTCGCCTGTTTGGCTGCTCCAACAAGACCGGAAGGCTTATC gtggaggaggtaccAGGGGACTTCAACCAAACAGACCTGGCCACCGATGACGTCATGCTCCTGGACACCTGGGACCAG ATCTTTCTGTGGGTCGGCGTGGATGCAAACGCAGTGGAGAAGGCTGGCGCTCCCAAAATAG ccaAGGAGTACGTGGACTCAGACCCCTCCGGGCGCAGGGGTCTGCCCATCTCCACCATCAAGCAGGGGGCTGAGCCCCCCATCTTCACCGGCTGGTTCCAGGCCTGGGACGCCAAGATGTGGGAGACGGATCCGCTGGACAGAATCCGTGCTCGCTTCTGA